TACCAACTTATTATTAAGTAATATGGGATGGTTGTCTTCAAATTCCGGTACTTATGAAACATTTACAGGGACCTTTAATATTATTCAAAAACAAGGTGGTTTTTCAGAGGTTAATGGCTCTGCTATAGGGATTGATGTTTCTAGCAATCCTGCGGTAAGTAATGGTGTTTTAACAGGAGTTAGTTTTAGTGGTACAAGTACTCAATATATTAAGCGTTATGGTACTGGATCGTATGCAGGATTTAATTTTAATAATGCATGGACAGTTGATTGTCCTGGTATACCAGTGGAGTCAGATCAAGTAGCAACAGGTAACATTTATTATGATGGTACAATAACAACAGGATTTGTACAAAATATTACAGATAATAATCCCTTAAATTTGACAGGTAATTCAGGATCAAATTCGACAACAGCAGTAAATTTATTAAGGATGAGTTCTAGTACGGATAACAGGCTAACGTACTTAGGGAAAAAGACTAGAACTTTTCAGATTAGTGCCTCGTTGTCTGTTAGAGGTAATACAACTACCGGGAATTTTTATGGTTTTTTTATTAGAAAAAATGGGGTAACGGTAACTGGAACTACCTTAGTAGAAACTAACTCTTTAATGCGTGTAAATAATACTTCAGACATTAACAGTTTGTCTATTTCTGGAACAGTAGAGCTGGCTCCAAACGATTATATTGAGATTTGGGGACAACGACTTACAAGTTCTGGTACAACCTCGATAACAGTATTTTCTTTAAACCTTAATATCAAGTAATTTATTAATAGTAGTTTTTTAGTTAAGTTAGTAAGGCCTTCTGTTAGTTTTAACAGAAGGTTTTATGTTATTTGTAAATATAATAACCAGTAATTTTAAGTCTAATATCACTTAAGTAGTTGGTTTAAAAATTATTTTTTAATTAAATAATCAGGATAATTAATCCAAAAAAATATTGGCTTATCTTGCAGCGTTTTATTTGTAGTTAATACAAGTAATATAAAAAGTTATAAAAATGAATAATAATCGTAATAACGAGGATAAAGTCGCTCAAATTAATAAAGTAATAGATCATTACTTTGCGACTAATACAGATAAAGATTGGATACCTGCAAAAGATATCATGTCTGATTTAATTAATGCAGGTGTTTTTGTAAAAGATCAAAAAAAGGGATTACCACTTAGAAAAATCCTGAGAGTATTAGATAAAGAGGACAACCTAAAAGCAATACCAAGGGTACATCCAGAACGTGCCGAAGCAGCTACCTATTGGTACTTTTTAAGAGAAGGTGCTACATTTCCTGAAAACGAAAATATTAGTACAGTTTCAAAAAAAGATATGGCTAAAGCTAAACGCGAAAGTACAGACGAGTTTTACATAATTAATTTATGTGATGAGGTTTTAAAGGAAGAAGCTTCACGCAAGCATACATTTGCTTGGTTGTTTGGAGATATGCATAAAAAAGGTAAAACAAGAACATTGTTACCTGTAGCTGCGTTTTATAAAGACGCTAATTTAGTAATTGAATTCGCTGAAAAGAAAAATAAAACCGAAGCGCAATTAGAAAAATTAGAAGCGTTAACCACAAGTGGTATCACTAGAGGTCAACAAATAGAAAAGTACAATCACAGAAGAAAAGAAATGATTTCTAAAAAGGATATCAATTTAGTGACCATGGACTACACTTTATTTGAAACGGATAACAAAGGAAAATTAAAACGCAATACTACAGAGGATGTCGCATTACTTAAAAAAATCCTGAAAAATTATATTCAGTAAAAGCGGTTTTAAATAATACATTTAAAAAGGTCTAATCTAATACTTATAGGTTAGACCTTTTTTGTTTTCTGTTATTAATAGTTTTAATTCAAATCAAGTTTAAAAGTTAAAGTAGTATGTTAAATAAACAGTTTATTATATTTTTAGATGGTTGTTGTAATAAATCAAAATTCACTACAAAATGTCAAATAGTATAATTGAGATTAAACGAATAAAGCAATATGCTAATAAAGCTAGAGCAATCGAAATTTATATAAATAACAAAAAAACAGATACTATTAGAGATGGAGAAACCAAATCTTTTCAAGTGGATCCTATTCAAAACGAAGTGTATGCAAAAATTGATTGGTGCAAAACAAAACCACTTAAAATTAACACAAAAGAAAACGCTATATCAAAACTAGAATTAGGCTCAAATCTAACTGGCTTTAAATTATTGTTTGCTTTTTATTACGTGATTTTTAAAACGTCAGAATATCTATATTTAAAAAAAATATAAGTTGATACTCAAAACGTAAATTAAATAATTGCTTTAAAATTAATGTCAATGAATACCACTGAAAAAGCATTAAAAGAACGTATTAAGGAGTTAACTTGTCTTTATGAGGTATCTTCAATAATAGGAAACGCAAACGAAGAGCTAATCGAGGATACTTTGCAAGCCATAGTGTTTAGCATCAAAAAAGGATTTCAGTATCCTAAAAAAACAAATATTCAGATTCACACTGAAAATAATAGCATTTCAACCGCTAATGCTATAAAAAGTACCATTAGTATTCAATCTAAAATAAAATTATTTAATGAAGAAAAAGGGCAGTTAATAGCCTATTTAAATCAAGAAAAGTATTCTCAAAAGGATTTCTTAAACGAAGAGCAATTACTGTTAGATAATATAGCTTTAAAAATAGGAAGTTTTCTAGAACGTATCGAAATTCAGAAAAACGAAACATCCTTGAAACGTCAGATGGAACATGCCGACCGTTTAAGTATTTTAGGCGAAATAACTGCTGGAATAGCGCACGAGTTAAATACACCTTTGGCTAATATTTTAGGCTTTGCAGAGCTGCTAAAAGAGGATTTTAAAACAGATAAAAATGCCTCTTTGGATTTAGATAAGATTATTAAAAACGCCATATTTTCTAGAGAAGTAGTTAAAAAATTAATGTTTTTTGCTTGCGAAATGCCTCAGGAAATGAAAGAAGTAAATTTGGTGCCTAATATTAAAAGTGCCATAAATTTATTAGATGCCACTTTTAGAAAAGAAGAAGTCAAATATATTGTTAAAATAGAAGAAGAAAACTTGTTACTGCGTGCAGATCCAATACAATTAACCCAAATTATTTTTAATCTTCTAATTAATGCTATTTATTTTTCACCAAAACAAGGGTTGGTCACTATTGAGGCTAAAACCAGTAAAAAAGCAATTGTTTTAAAAATTAAAGATGAAGGTAAAGGGGTTAATCAAGCAGATTTAGATAAAATTTTTCAACCCTTTTTTACTACCAAACCTATAGGTGACGGTTCTGGATTAGGATTAAGTGTCGTCCATGGTATTGTGGCATCGCATAAAGGAACTATTACTGCAAAAAATAATAAAAATAAAGGCGTTACCTTTACCATAACACTCCCAAAATAATATTTTCTAATGCAATTACGTAAAGAAAACATACTTATAGTTGACGACGATATTAATATCCTTGAGCTATTACAGCGTCATTTACAATCTTGGAATTATCATGTGTTTAAAGCGCTTTCTGTTAAAGAAGCGGTTAGTATTTTAAGGGATTCGACTATAGATTTATTAATAACCGATTTAAAAATGCCGGAATTGGATGGCTCAGAGCTTATTAAATTTGTGTCAGAGCATTATCCTAAATTGCCTAAATTAGTGGTTACAGGTTATCCATCGGTTCAAGATTCGTTGGCTGCCATAAAATCAGGTGTAGTAGATTATTTAACCAAACCATTTACTAAAGACGAGCTTAAAATGGCGTTGGACAAATATTTGGTAAATGCAGATAATCTAGCGCAATCATCTAAAAATTTAGTAATTAATAATAATAAGCCTTACGGCGAAATTATAGGTCATTCCGACAAAATTAATGCTGTAATTCAAGTTATTGAACGTGTTAAAAATAACAAAGCAACAGTTTTTATTAAAGGTGAAAGCGGTACAGGTAAGGAGCTTGTCGCACGTGCCATCCATTACCAAGGTAAGTTTTCTAAAGCGCCTTTTGTTGCAGTAAATTGTGGTGGAATACCAGAAAACTTACTTGAAGCAGAGCTATTTGGATATTTAAAAGGTGCGTTTACAGGAGCAGAAACTAATCGCGAAGGTTTTTTTCAAGCTGCAAATGGTGGTACTATTTTTCTAGACGAAATTGGTAACGCATCACTAACTGTGCAATCTAGATTACTACGTGTTTTACAAGAAAAAGAAGTGGTAAAAGTAGGATCTACAAAAGCTGAGAAAGTAGATTTACGAATAATTGCGGCAACCAATAGTGACTTACGCGACATGATTCAAAAACAAACTTTTAGGGAAGATTTGTATTATAGATTAACAGTGGTAGAGATAGATGTGGTTCCTTTAAGACAGCGCAAAGACGATATTAAATTATTGGTTGATAAGTTTTTATTTAAATATGGCGTCGAGTATAAAGATGGCTATGTAAAAATAACTCCAGATGCTTTAAAAATATTAGAGCGCTACGATTGGCCAGGAAATATTAGAGAACTTGAAAACATCATACAACGTGCAGTGATATTAAGTGATAAAACCGTTGACGTTAGTCATTTACCAGAGCATTTAAAGTATACAATACAACACACTTCGGACACATTACAACCTTTAAAAGTTATTGAAAAGCAATACATAGAAAAAGTATTAAAAGCTACTGGAAACAATAAAACCAAAGCTGCCAAAATTCTTCAAATAGACAGAAAAACAATTCGTCAAAAATTATCTGAATAAGCTATTTAAAACTGGTGCGTTTTTACCCAGTTGGGTAATTATGTACCACTCGATATTTTGTATTTTATACTATATTATTCTATAAACCCTTTATTTTAAAGGGTTTTTTGCATTTGTAGCAGTGTGTGCATTTCCTTTGGCACAAGCATTGCAAATTGGAGTATAATCGATTATAAATTTTACACCTATGAGTCATTTTAATATTTGCCCAGATTGTATCCATCGCAATTCTTGCGTATTGACAACCCAAAAAGATACCGTTTGGTCTTGTAGCGAGTTTGATGCCTTTAAACCAAACCAACCAACTTTACAACAAGTAAAACAACCAGATCAAGAGTTAGTTTTAGTTTAATCATTTAATAATAAAAGCTATGTTTTTTAACACAATAGTTTCAGTATTTGGCAGTAAAAATTCTTTAGAAAAAAAATCTAATAAAAGCCAATCTAGAGATAAGTATATCTCACAAAAATATCACGAAAGATCAATAATCAATCGCTATTTCAAATAAAATAATAAACACTTTACAATGACAACAGTAACAGCAGATTTGAAAAAAGTAACAAAAAAAGTACCTGTAAGAGGTATGATGGATAATGTTATGGAGCAGTTTAATAGTGCTGCCGACCATATCAATTTACATCCAAATATTAGAAAAATATTAAGCATTACTAACAACGAGATTTTAGTCAACTTTCCGGTAAAAATGGATAATGGAGACGTCGAGATTTTTACAGGTTACAGAGTGCAACATAATAATGCGTTAGGACCATATAAAGGTGGTTTACGTTACCATCCAACAGTGGATATTGATGCTGCTAGAGCATTAGCGATGTGGATGACCTGGAAAACATCATTAGCAGGTTTGCCATATGGTGGAGGTAAAGGTGGTATTAAAATAGATCCTTCAAAATATTCGCAATCAGAGTTAGAGCGTATTACAAGACGTTTTACGTTTGCGTTAGCGGATAATATTGGACCAGAGCATGATATTCCTGCTCCAGATGTTAACACTAGTAGTCAAACTATGGCATGGATTGCAGATACTTACATGAGTACGCGTCCACCAGCAGAACGTACTGCAAATCAACATGTAGTAACAGGTAAGCCTGATGCAAGTGGCGGATTAGAAGGACGTGACAGAGCAACAGGTTATGGTGTGTATTTGTCCATTAAATTTTGGGCAGAAAAAAGCAATACTAGTTTAGTTGGTAAAAAGTTTATTGTTCAGGGATTTGGTAATGTTGGCTATTGGGCAGCTCATTTTTTAGAAAAAGATGGTGCAAAATTAGTAGCAGTACAAGATGCTTCTGGAAGTATTCAAAATCAAAATGGTATCAAGGTTGAAGACTTATTTAAATACAGTCAAATTAACGATGGTAGTATTGTAAACTTTCCCGATTCTAAAACAGTAGATAGCAATACGTTTTTTGCTTTGGATTGTGATATCTGTATTCCTGCTGCCTTGGGAAACCAAATTACTAAAGAAAATGCACCAAAAATTAAAGCAAAATTAATTGCAGAAGGTGCTAATGGACCAACAAATGTTGAAGGCGAAAAGATTTTATTAGAAAGAGGTATTACAATTATACCTGATATTTTATGTAATTCTGGTGGTGTTGTAGGCAGTTATTTTGAGTGGTTACAAAACCGAAATGGAGAGATTTGGCAATTGGACGAGGTGATGGCCAAATTGGATAAAAAAATGAATGAATCTTTTAATAAAGTGTTTGATTATGCTATAAATGAAACTGTGGATTTACGTACAGCTGCATTTTGTATAGCCATACAACGCATAGAAAAAGCATACATACAAAGAGGGATTTTTCCTTGATTTTAAAACAAAGAAGATGAAGTACGGAAGTTTAATATTAGAAAAAAAAGAGTATGTGTACCTAAAACGCATACTCAATATTTCGGGTTATGGAGATGATACAAGCGTCACTAAATCTTTAGTAAAGTTATCAGAAGAGTTAAAGACTGCACAAATTGTAAATGACGACCAAGTACCAGAGGATATAGTACGTTTTAATAGTATAGTGACTATAGCGTCGGATAATGGTTGGGAAAAAGAATTACAAGTGGTTATACCTATGGACAAAAACGTGGCACTTAACAAAGTGTCCGTTTTAGCTCCAATGGGAGCAGCGCTTTTAGGTTATTCTAAAAATGATACAATTGATTGGGATTTTCCTGGTGGAGCACAAAAAATTAAAATTATTGATGTCCAAAAGCAGGAGAATTTAAAAGGTGTTGATATAAATATTTAAAATAGATTATTATGAAAACAGAAAACACACAAATTTTTGATCATGATACTAATGTAGATGTGACACATAAAATTAATACAATGGAGTTAGACAATTGGATTAATCATTTAAAATACATAAAAAAAGAACTGTCTAACCTTATCAATATTTGTAAAAACGAATTAAAAGATAGGTTAGATGACAAAAGTGTAGCACATAAATTTGAGAAAAAAGAGATAGAAAACGAAACGCTTTTAAACGCGTTAAACACCTATTCTAAATCAAGACTAAATATCATCGAGTGTGAAGACACGCAATGTGATATGATATACATCACAGAGCATGAAAGTTATAGACGCAGCTACCTGTATCATTTAGATAAATACAGAAGACTTAAGGACGAGTTTTTTAATAAAGTACAAGGTAAATTCACGCTTTTAAAAGTTAATTAATAATTGAATACAGCTTCAGCCTATAAAATAGAGACACACAGACGCGTGTGCTTAGTTAAAGATTGTAAGGAGGCCAATCATTGGATTTCTGTACTAGAATTAGCGGTTAAAGAGTTTGAACATTTTTATGTTATAGAAAAACAACTAATAAAAAATATAGAGACATCCAATAATATGTTGGCTTTACGCAGAAAATTCACCTTAAGCATGGCTGATTTTTGCAAATATGAACAAGAGATTATAAATGAAATAGAATACGGAAAGACAGAATATAATGATAGTCGTGCCAAGGTGCACGAATTAAAAAGGCAGCAGTATATCCAAATTTTAAACGAGCTTCATGACTTTAGAATTAGGTTTTATACTATGCTAGCAAGGTATAAAAGGTAGCTAAAGTGACCGTAGTTGTTTAAACGATAACTCAGTTAAAAGTATAGGCTAAATATTAATTTAAAAAGTAATAAGATGAAAAAAATATTGATTCCAACAGATTTTACTTTAAATAGTTTTCAAACTATAGATTATGTGATAAAACTATTTAAAAACGAAACCTGCGACTTTTATTTTTTAAATACTTATTCATACAATGTTAATGGTTTAGATGCCATACAAATGCTTCAAGCAGACGACGATTGGTTTGATAAGCCTAAACAGAATGCATTAAAGCAATTAGGAAAACTAGTTGAGCGCTACACTTTAAATTGTCCATCATTAAATCATCAGTTTTTTGCAATATCTGACTGTTCTGATTTAGTATTAAGCATTCAAAAAAACATTA
The genomic region above belongs to Olleya sp. Hel_I_94 and contains:
- a CDS encoding sensor histidine kinase: MNTTEKALKERIKELTCLYEVSSIIGNANEELIEDTLQAIVFSIKKGFQYPKKTNIQIHTENNSISTANAIKSTISIQSKIKLFNEEKGQLIAYLNQEKYSQKDFLNEEQLLLDNIALKIGSFLERIEIQKNETSLKRQMEHADRLSILGEITAGIAHELNTPLANILGFAELLKEDFKTDKNASLDLDKIIKNAIFSREVVKKLMFFACEMPQEMKEVNLVPNIKSAINLLDATFRKEEVKYIVKIEEENLLLRADPIQLTQIIFNLLINAIYFSPKQGLVTIEAKTSKKAIVLKIKDEGKGVNQADLDKIFQPFFTTKPIGDGSGLGLSVVHGIVASHKGTITAKNNKNKGVTFTITLPK
- a CDS encoding sigma-54-dependent transcriptional regulator, which translates into the protein MQLRKENILIVDDDINILELLQRHLQSWNYHVFKALSVKEAVSILRDSTIDLLITDLKMPELDGSELIKFVSEHYPKLPKLVVTGYPSVQDSLAAIKSGVVDYLTKPFTKDELKMALDKYLVNADNLAQSSKNLVINNNKPYGEIIGHSDKINAVIQVIERVKNNKATVFIKGESGTGKELVARAIHYQGKFSKAPFVAVNCGGIPENLLEAELFGYLKGAFTGAETNREGFFQAANGGTIFLDEIGNASLTVQSRLLRVLQEKEVVKVGSTKAEKVDLRIIAATNSDLRDMIQKQTFREDLYYRLTVVEIDVVPLRQRKDDIKLLVDKFLFKYGVEYKDGYVKITPDALKILERYDWPGNIRELENIIQRAVILSDKTVDVSHLPEHLKYTIQHTSDTLQPLKVIEKQYIEKVLKATGNNKTKAAKILQIDRKTIRQKLSE
- a CDS encoding Glu/Leu/Phe/Val family dehydrogenase, translating into MTTVTADLKKVTKKVPVRGMMDNVMEQFNSAADHINLHPNIRKILSITNNEILVNFPVKMDNGDVEIFTGYRVQHNNALGPYKGGLRYHPTVDIDAARALAMWMTWKTSLAGLPYGGGKGGIKIDPSKYSQSELERITRRFTFALADNIGPEHDIPAPDVNTSSQTMAWIADTYMSTRPPAERTANQHVVTGKPDASGGLEGRDRATGYGVYLSIKFWAEKSNTSLVGKKFIVQGFGNVGYWAAHFLEKDGAKLVAVQDASGSIQNQNGIKVEDLFKYSQINDGSIVNFPDSKTVDSNTFFALDCDICIPAALGNQITKENAPKIKAKLIAEGANGPTNVEGEKILLERGITIIPDILCNSGGVVGSYFEWLQNRNGEIWQLDEVMAKLDKKMNESFNKVFDYAINETVDLRTAAFCIAIQRIEKAYIQRGIFP
- a CDS encoding GreA/GreB family elongation factor, yielding MKYGSLILEKKEYVYLKRILNISGYGDDTSVTKSLVKLSEELKTAQIVNDDQVPEDIVRFNSIVTIASDNGWEKELQVVIPMDKNVALNKVSVLAPMGAALLGYSKNDTIDWDFPGGAQKIKIIDVQKQENLKGVDINI